A window from Canis aureus isolate CA01 chromosome 23, VMU_Caureus_v.1.0, whole genome shotgun sequence encodes these proteins:
- the LOC144294833 gene encoding folate receptor alpha-like encodes MAQLVTTQVLFLLVGVAAVWTARPRTELLNVCMDAKHHKEKPSPEDGLHKQCSPWKKNSCCFANTSREAHKDISYLYRFNWNHCGSMTPACKKHFIQDTCLYECSPNLGPWIQEVNQSWRKERILHVPLCKEDCEQWWQDCRTSYTCKSNWHKGWNWTSGYNQCPEGAACHPFHFYFPTSAALCSEIWSHSYKVSNYSRGSGRCIQMWFDPAQGNPNEEVARFYARAMSEATHCVLGPPLLSLALMLLWLLS; translated from the exons ATGGCCCAGCTGGTGACAACGCAGGTGCTGTTCCTTCTGGTGGGGGTGGCCGCAGTATGGACAGCGCGGCCCAGAACTGAGCTTCTCAATGTCTGTATGGACGCCAAGCACCACAAGGAAAAGCCAAGCCCGGAGGACGGGCTGCATAAGCAG TGCAGCCCCTGGAAGAAGAATTCCTGCTGCTTTGCCAACACCAGCCGGGAAGCCCATAAGGATATTTCCTACCTGTACAGATTTAACTGGAACCATTGCGGATCTATGACACCTGCCTGCAAAAAGCACTTCATCCAGGACACCTGCCTATATGAGTGTTCCCCCAACCTGGGGCCCTGGATTCAGGAG GTAAATCAGAGCTGGCGCAAGGAGCGCATCCTGCATGTGCCCCTGTGCAAAGAGGATTGTGAGCAATGGTGGCAGGACTGCCGCACCTCCTACACCTGCAAGAGCAACTGGCACAAGGGCTGGAACTGGACCTCAG GGTATAACCAGTGTCCAGAGGGAGCTGCCTGCCACCCCTTCCATTTCTACTTCCCCACATCTGCTGCTCTGTGCAGTGAAATCTGGAGTCACTCCTACAAAGTCAGCAACTACAGCCGAGGGAGCGGCCGCTGCATCCAGATGTGGTTTGACCCGGCCCAGGGCAACCCCAACGAGGAGGTGGCGAGGTTCTATGCCAGGGCCATGAGTGAGGCTACGCACTGTGTCCTTGGGCCTCCCTTGCTCAGCCTGGCCCTGATGCTGCTCTGGCTACTTAGCTGA
- the LOC144294845 gene encoding folate receptor beta-like isoform X1, which produces MGTQGQKDMAWRLIALVLLLAWTAPTCRARVRTDLLNVCMDAKHHKAKPGPEDKLHAQCTPWRKKACCTVSTSQELHKDTSRLYNFTWDHCGKMEPACKRHFIQDNCLYECSPNLGPWIQEVNQSWRKERILHVPLCREDCEQWWQDCRTSYTCKSNWHRGWNWTSGVNKCPARTTCRTFEAYFPTPAALCEGIWDHSYKATNYRRGSGRCIQMWFDPAQGNPNEEVARFYAGARNAGVMPQGIEHLLLSLAPMLYLWLLGRV; this is translated from the exons ATGGGAACCCAG GGACAGAAAGACATGGCCTGGAGACTGATAGCGCTTGTGCTGCTGTTGGCCTGGACAGCCCCCACGTGCAGGGCCCGGGTCAGGACAGACCTGCTCAACGTCTGCATGGATGCCAAGCACCACAAGGCAAAGCCAGGCCCAGAGGATAAACTGCATGCCCAG TGCACTCCCTGGAGGAAGAAGGCCTGCTGCACCGTCAGCACCAGCCAGGAGCTGCACAAGGACACCTCCCGCCTGTATAACTTCACCTGGGACCACTGCGGCAAGATGGAGCCCGCCTGCAAGCGCCACTTCATCCAGGACAACTGTCTCTATGAGTGCTCCCCCAACCTGGGGCCCTGGATCCAGGAG GTGAACCAGAGCTGGCGCAAGGAGCGCATCCTGCACGTGCCCCTGTGCAGAGAGGACTGTGAGCAATGGTGGCAGGACTGCCGCACCTCCTACACCTGCAAGAGCAACTGGCACAGGGGCTGGAACTGGACCTCAG GAGTGAACAAGTGTCCAGCTAGGACCACCTGCCGCACATTTGAGGCCTACTTTCCCACGCCTGCAGCCCTGTGTGAGGGCATCTGGGATCACTCCTACAAGGCCACCAACTACAGGCGGGGGAGTGGCCGCTGCATCCAGATGTGGTTTGACCCGGCCCAGGGTAACCCCAATGAGGAGGTGGCGAGGTTCTACGCAGGGGCCAGGAACGCTGGGGTTATGCCCCAAGGGATTGAGCATCTCCTGCTCAGCCTGGCCCCCATGCTGTACCTCTGGCTCCTTGGCCGGGTCTAG
- the LOC144294845 gene encoding folate receptor beta-like isoform X2, translating into MAWRLIALVLLLAWTAPTCRARVRTDLLNVCMDAKHHKAKPGPEDKLHAQCTPWRKKACCTVSTSQELHKDTSRLYNFTWDHCGKMEPACKRHFIQDNCLYECSPNLGPWIQEVNQSWRKERILHVPLCREDCEQWWQDCRTSYTCKSNWHRGWNWTSGVNKCPARTTCRTFEAYFPTPAALCEGIWDHSYKATNYRRGSGRCIQMWFDPAQGNPNEEVARFYAGARNAGVMPQGIEHLLLSLAPMLYLWLLGRV; encoded by the exons ATGGCCTGGAGACTGATAGCGCTTGTGCTGCTGTTGGCCTGGACAGCCCCCACGTGCAGGGCCCGGGTCAGGACAGACCTGCTCAACGTCTGCATGGATGCCAAGCACCACAAGGCAAAGCCAGGCCCAGAGGATAAACTGCATGCCCAG TGCACTCCCTGGAGGAAGAAGGCCTGCTGCACCGTCAGCACCAGCCAGGAGCTGCACAAGGACACCTCCCGCCTGTATAACTTCACCTGGGACCACTGCGGCAAGATGGAGCCCGCCTGCAAGCGCCACTTCATCCAGGACAACTGTCTCTATGAGTGCTCCCCCAACCTGGGGCCCTGGATCCAGGAG GTGAACCAGAGCTGGCGCAAGGAGCGCATCCTGCACGTGCCCCTGTGCAGAGAGGACTGTGAGCAATGGTGGCAGGACTGCCGCACCTCCTACACCTGCAAGAGCAACTGGCACAGGGGCTGGAACTGGACCTCAG GAGTGAACAAGTGTCCAGCTAGGACCACCTGCCGCACATTTGAGGCCTACTTTCCCACGCCTGCAGCCCTGTGTGAGGGCATCTGGGATCACTCCTACAAGGCCACCAACTACAGGCGGGGGAGTGGCCGCTGCATCCAGATGTGGTTTGACCCGGCCCAGGGTAACCCCAATGAGGAGGTGGCGAGGTTCTACGCAGGGGCCAGGAACGCTGGGGTTATGCCCCAAGGGATTGAGCATCTCCTGCTCAGCCTGGCCCCCATGCTGTACCTCTGGCTCCTTGGCCGGGTCTAG